Within the Nocardioides humi genome, the region CTCCCCCGGCGTTGTTGACGGCGACGTCCAGGCGCCCACGACGGCGTACGACGTCCGCGACCCAGGCCGCGACCTGGTCGGCCTCGCGCACGTCGACCGGCGCGAAGTGCGGTGTGCGGCCGTCGACCTCGCGCAGCGACCCGGGGGTGCTGCGGCCGCAGATCTCCACCTCGGCGCCGGCCTCGAGGTAGGCCTGCACGATGCCGTCGCCCACGCCCCGGCCGCCACCGGTCACGAGCACCACCTGGCCGGTCATGTCGATGCTGTACGCCACGGGATCCCCTTCGTCGCCCTCGAGCGACGATCATAGGGTCAACTACCAAGCAAGTGCTAGGTTGCTATCGTCGTCCGCACAGGTAGGAGAGCACGCCCAGCGCCAGCGCCATGGCCAGCACCGCCCCGCCGGCGGTCGGGCTGAGCAGCATCGGCAGCGCGGTCAGCACGGCCACGTCGACGCCCCGCAGCACGCTGCCGTAGAGGTTCGTCGGCACGCCGCCGGCCGGCGTCGAGACGAGCGGACGGCCGTAGTCCGGCGGGCGTCCCGTCACCCAGCGCACCCCCGCGGCCAGGCCGCCGAGGCCGGCCGCCGCACCGAGGAGCGCGAGGTCGGGGCCGGTGCCGTCGAGGGTGCGGTGCAGTGCGGGAGCGCTGAGCAGGCCGTGGCCGACCAGCAGCGCCCCCGGGACGACGACCGCCGCGGCGCGGGTCGGCCCCAGCGCCGTCGGGAACATCCGGGCCATGCCCGACGACCGGGTCAGCACCCGCAGCGCCACCAGGAACGGCAGCACGAGCACGAAGCACACCAGCACCTCGACCAGGACGACCACGACGCCGCCGCCGACCGCCGCGACGGCGTACGGCACCAGCAGGGAGCCGGCGAGCAGCGCCACTCGGCCGGGGTGACGCCGCAGCCGGACCAGGTCGCGCCAGGCGAGGGCCGCGAGCCCCTGCGGACCGCCGCGGCGCGGCCGCACCGCACCGCGTCGGCCGGTGGCGTGGGCGACGAGGACGTCGAACATCAGGGCCAGGTCCAGGGTCGCCAGGGCGCCGCCCAGACCGGGGACGAGCACCCCGCCCGGGGCCACGTCGCGACGGCGCAGCCGGGCGGTGAGGCGTCGTACCCGGAGCAGGAGCACCACGACGGCGACCCAGACCAGCGCCGTGCCGACCGTCCACGGCACCCGGGCGGCCCCGGACACCGACAGCGCGGGGGCGCGGGAGGACGCGATCGCCGCGAGGCCGGCGCCGACCGCGAGCAGGCTCACCGGCCCGAGCAGCAGCGCTGGATGGCGGCTCCGCGGCCCGGTCGCCGTGGCCTGGGCGTGGACGAGCGCGCCCACGCCGTACGCCGCCACACCGGCCGCGCAGGCCGTGAACAACGCCGACGACGGCATCCCGAGTCCGGCCAGGGTCGCGGCGGCCGCCGCGACCGGCGCGACGAGCGCCGCCGCGAGGAGCGTCGTACCGCGGGCGCGGCCGCGGAGCAGCTCGCCGCGGTCGACCGGGGTGGGCAGCAGCCACGCGGCCACGCCCGGGCTGACCGCCACCGGGCCGACCATCCGGGCCAGCGACCACAGCACGGCCAGCAGCGTCCCGACGACCAGCCAGGGCAGCAGTGACCGGGCCGCCGAGCAGTCGGCCGCGACACACGACCGGTCGCCGAGGTCGGAGAGGTTCACCAGGACGCTGATCAGCATCGAGCCGAGCATCAGCACCGCGAACACGCCGATGTACAGGTCCTGCAGCGCCTCGCCCAGGCTCAGCGTCCGCCGGCTGCGGCGCCAGTGCCGGATCTCGGCCCGGAGCTCGGCGACGGCGGCCGGATCGGTGCTCACGACGGCCGGGCCAGTCGGACCACGTCGTCGGCCACGGCCTCGACCAGGACCGGCGAGTGGCTGGCCAGCAGGACCGCGAGCCCGGCCCGCTTCTCGGCCTGCAGCCGGGCCACCAGCCAGTCGAGGCCCTCCGAGTCCAGCCGCTGCTCGGGCTCGTCCAGCACCAGCAGGCGCCGGGGCCGGACGAAGGCACCGGCCAGCGCGAGCCGCCGCCGCTGGCCGGAGGAGAGCGAGGTCGGCAGCTGCCCGGACTGCGCGGTGAGCCCGACCTCGTCGAGCACGTCGTCGACCACGGCGTCCGGGTCCGGCGTACGGTGGGCGCGCGCGAACAGGTCGAGGTGCTCGACCACGGTGAGGTCGGGGAAGAAGTCGAGGTCGTCCATCACCACCGCCATCGCGGCGCGGATGGTGGCCGAGCGCTCGTCGAGCCGCTCCCCCAGCACCTCGACGGTGCCGGCGTCGGCCTGGTCGGCTCCCGTGATGCACCGCAGCGCGGTGGACTTGCCCGCGCCGTTCGGGCCCACCAGGACCGCCGCCGATCCCGCGGCCACCTCCAGGTCGAGGTCCGCCAGGACCCGGTGCTCGCCGAAGGTGCGCGTGAGGCCGCGCACCGACAGGACGGTCCCGCTCACCCGCTCGGCCCGGTTCAGCTCAGCTCGGCCTCGAGCTCGTGGAAGGGGTAGTCCTTCGGCCCGAGGTACCTGCTGTCCTCGGGAGCGTCCTTCCGGGGCTTGGGGTCGGGGTCCGCGGAGTTGACGTAGTTGCTCAGCTTCCGCGGCGCCTCGCGGTAGATCAGGTCGACGTGCTTGACGTACTTCTGCGTCATCGCCGCGTCGCCGCGGATGATGATGTTCTGCTCGTCGGAGTGCCAGCCGAGCCGGGTCCAGTTCTCGCTGCTGGACAGCACCACGTTGCCGTCGCTGCGGCCGTCGACATTGCCCTGCACGGCGAGGCCCTTCATGTGGACGTAGCGGTCCTTGAACTTGTCGGCCGTCGAGCCGACGATGTAGACCATCTGCTTGGCGCGCATGCCGCGCAGGATGCCGCGGATCTTGCGCTGCATCATCATGAACACGATCTCGACGTCGCAGCCCTGGCGGTCGAGCTGACGCGCCTTCCGCGCGATCCGCGCCCCGCGCTCCTCGCCCCACACCGCGTTGGCGATCCGCACCTTGGTACGCCCGCTCGCCGTGTTGGTGGCGCCCGTGCACTGCACCTTGTTGAGCACGGTCAGCGCCGGGTCGGTGTGCTTGCGGTGGGGCGCGAACATGGAGGTGATGTTGCCGGTGGTGAACCGCAGCACCGGGAAGTTCCGGTCCTGGGTCGCCTGGTCCCACATGTGCATCCAGCCGTCGTACAGCGCCTTGTTCTCCGTGACCGTGGTCCAGTCGTTGAACTGCTGCACCGCGGCGGCGCCGGTGAAGTTGCCGGAGCCCTGCATGACGATCCAGTTCGTGGCGCCCGACCGGCTGACGATCATCAGCTTCGGGTGCATCGACCCGCGCTTGCCCCGGCAGGTCTGCTTGCAGGTCCGGATCCAGCTCTTCAGGCCCGCGGGCCGCTTCTTGTCCCCCTGCGCGAAGGCGCGCAGCATCATCGGGTACGAGCGGCTGGGGTTGCCCCCCTGCGACCGGGCGAGCCCGCGGGACATGATGATCTGCACCGAGACGCCCCGCTTGTGGGCGGCGATGAACTTGCGGGCGAGGTACGGCGAGTCGAAGTTCCACGTGATGACGCGGACGGTGGCGCCGGCCGGCGCGTTCTTGAGCGTCTTGACGATCTTGCGGTGGATCTTGCCGCGCTTGCCGTGGCGGAACGGGTGGTTGAACGTGATCCCCGGCTTCACGACGTACTTCGGGTTGGGCTTCTCGGCCGCCGCCGCGGCTCCTGCGGGCGCCGCGACCGCTGCGGGCGCGGCCCCGTCGGTCGCCGGCGCGGCGTCCGCCCGGCCCAGGCCCCCCGGCCCGGCGACCAGCAGCGCCGCCGTGAGCAGCAGCGCCACCCCCGTCGCCACCAGACCCCTGGTCCCCCGAGCCGCCGACGCCGTCCCCCATGCAGCCGCCACGATCGCTCTCCCCCTACGTCGCCCCGCTACCCCACTGACTCCGGGACCCTACCCAACGTGGGGCCGTCGCGAACCGGGAACTCCTCACTCGGCCCTGAATCCGAGGAACTGCTCGACGACCTGGTTGAAGTCGCGAGCACGTTCGATCTGGGTCCAGTGGCCGCAGCGGGCGAAGACGTGGAGGTCCGGCTGCCGACATAGGTGTCGAACGCGGTGCCGCGCATGCGGAACACCGCGAAGTTCGCGCGCACCCTCACCCTGCCGTCCAGCCGATCCGCTGCTCGAGCAGGAAGCGGTCGTCCTGGACCAGGAAGAGGTCGCGCCCCGGGTCGCCGCCGGGCGGTGGCACCTCAGGCTGCCGCGCCGCGCAGGCCCGGAGAACCTCCCGTTCCGGGGTCCGGAACCCGCGAGGTCACACCCGCCGGAAGAGCGCGGCCAGCGCCTGCCCGCCGCCGATGCACATGGTGACGATGCCGAGCTCGAGGTCGCGCCGGACCAGGTCCCGCGCGACGCGCAGGGAGAGGATCGCGCCGGTCGCGCCGACCGGGTGGCCGAGGGCGATCGCGCCGCCGTAGGGGTTCACCCGCTCGGGGCCCAGGCCGGCGTCGCGGATCACGGCGACGGCCTGCGAGGCGAAGGCCTCGTTGAGCTCGATCGTCCCGATGTCGGACGGCGAGGTGCCGGTCCGCTCGAACAGCGCCTTCAGCGCGAGCACCGGCGCGTAGCCCATCAGCTCGGGCTCCATCGCCGCGGTCGCCACCGCCTCCAGCGCGACGAGCGGACGCAGCCCGCGCTCCGTCGCCGCGGACTCGCGGGCCAGGACGACGGCGGCCGCGCCGTCGTTGATCCCGGAGGCGTTGCCCGCGGTGACCGTGCCGTCCTTCTGGAAGGCGGGCCGGAGGCCGGCGAGGGTCTCGACGGTCGTGCCCGGCTTGGGATGCTCGTCCTCGCTCACGGTCACCGGGCGGCGACCGCCCACCTCCACCGGAACGATCTCCTCGGCGAAGACCGCCTTGGCCTCCGCGGTGGCGGCGCGACGCTGGGACTCGGCCGCGAACTCGTCCTGCTCGACCCGGGAGACGCCGTACCTCTCGGCGACCTTCTCCGCGGTGATGCCCATGTGGATGCCGTGGAAGGGATCGGTCAGCATCATCACGGTGCCGTCGACGAGCGTCCGGTCGCCCAGCCGGTAGCCGTCGCGGGCGCCGAAGTCGTAGAACGGCATCCGGGTCATCGACTCGTCGCCGCCGGCCAGGGTGATGTCGAGGTCGTTCCACCGCATCTCCATGGCGGCCGACCAGATGGCCTGCAGGCCCGATCCGCACAGCCGGTTGACGGTGTACGCCGGCACGCCGGTCGGCAGCCCGGCCGTGATCGCCACCCGGCGGGCGTTGTAGGCGTCCGGTCCGACCTGGCCGATGCAGCCCATGACGACCTCTCGGACATCCGTCGCCGCCACCCCCGACCGGTCGAGGGCGGCGCGCACGGCCGTCGCGCCCAGCTCGAACCCCGGCACGTCCTTGAAGACGCCGCCGAAGCTGCCGATCGGGGTCCGCGCGCCGTCCACCAGCACGATCCGCTCGTCCACCATCGTCGATCTCCTCTCAGCGCATGCGCCACTCGGGCGCACGCTTCTCCCGGAAGGCGGTGACGCCCTCCTTGATGTCCTCGGTCGTGAAGGCGAGGGCGAGCTGGGACTGCAGCGCCGACAGGGCCTCCGGGAGCGCCAGGTCGCGGGTCGCGTCGATCGCGTCCTTGCCCAGCCGCATCAGCAGGGGCGACTTCGCGGCGAGCCGGCCGGCCCAGTCCCGCACCGTGGCGTCGAAGTCCTCGGCCGGGACGACCACGTTGACGATGTCGAGCCGCTCCGCCTCGCGTGCGTCGATCGGCTCGCCGAGCATCATCAGCTGGTTCGCGCGCATCCGCGGGACGTTGCGATAGATCAGCGCCGAGATCATGAACGGGAACACCCCCACGTTGATCTCGGGGCAGCCGAAGCGCACTCCCTCGCGCGCGATCACCAGGTCGCAGGCGAGCGCGAGACCGAAGGCGCCGGCGAGCACGTCGCCGCCGGCCGCGCAGATCACCGGCTTGCCGAGTCCGCCGATCAGCGCGTAGAGGCGGGGGAAGCGGTCGAGGCCGGCGTACTTCTCGATGATCGGGGTGTCGCTCGCGAACGCCTTGAGGTCGCCGCCCGCCGAGAACACGCGGTCGTGGGACGAGGCGAGCACGACCACGCGCACCGTGTCGTCGGCGCCGGCGCGCTCGACCGCGGCGAGCAGCTCGTCGAGAAGCGCGTCGCCGAGGGCGTTGCGGGTCTCGGGCGCGTCGAGGGTGACGAACGCGATCCGGTCCTCGACCTCGTAGCGGACCTGGCCCATGACGTACCTCTCTCAGATCTCGAGGACGACCTTGCCGAAGCCGGAGCCCGACTCGAGATGAGCGTGGGCGTCCGCGGCGCGGTCGAGGGGGAAGGAGCGGTCGACGACCGGGGGCGGGACGTCGTGCTCGGCCATCAGGCGCAGCAGGCCGGCGAAGTCGTGGGGGCTGCCCATCGTGGTGCCGAGCAGGTCGTACTGGCCGAAGTAGAACGGTCGCACGTCGATCTCGGCCCGGTCGGCCCGGCTGGCGCCGAGCACGACCAGCCTCCCGCCGGGCCGGAGCGCCCGGATGGCCTCCGGCCAGCTGCCGACCGAGTCGAGGACGACGTCGAAGCCCCGGCCGCCGGCCAGCTCGCGAGCCGCCTCGGGCCAGGACGCCGTCCCGTCGCCGTCGTAGCGGACCCCGCCGGCCGCACCCAGCGCGACCGCCTGGTCGATCTTGGCATCGGCGGACGAGGTGACGACGACGCGGACGCCCACCGAGGCGGCGAGCATCACGGCCGTCGTCGCCACTCCCCCACCCGCTCCGAGGACGAGCAGGGTCTCGCCGGCGCGCAGTCGGGCGCGGGAGAAGAGGGCGCGGTAGGTGGTCAGCCCGACCAGGGGCAGAGCGGCCGCCTGGGACCAGCTCAGGCCCGCGGGCCGGGGCGCCACGCACCCGGACGGCACCGCGACTCGCTCGGCGTAGGTGCCGGGGCGGTGATCGCCGAGGATCTCCCACTCGGGACCGGGCGCGGACTCGTCGGCACCCCACCACAGGGAGGGCAGGATGACGACCTCCTCGCCCGTGGCGAGGTCGATGCCGGCCCCGTCCGCTCCCGGCGTGTGCGGCAGCGGCGAGTCGTACCTGCCCTGGCGGACGAGGACGTCGTGCCAGTTGAGCGCCGCGGCACGCAGCTCGACGACCGTCCATCCAGGCTGCGCCTCCGGGGCGGGACGGTCGCCGAGCCTCAGCACCTCTGCGGGGCCGTAGGCCTCCTGCAGGATCGCCTTCATCGCACCGCCGCGAGGGCGCGGAGCCGCTCGCGCACCTGACCCGAGAGCTCGATCGCGGCGTCGGTGGAGCCGGCGACCGGGATCAGGGTGATCGTGCGCGCGCCCCCGTCGACGTACGGCGCGACGAACGCGGCGACGTCGTCGGGCGTCCCGGCCGCACTGATGTGCTGGAACTTCTCCGGCGGCAGGTTGTAGAGAGCCGACATCCGCTCGCCGAGGGCCGCCCGCGCGGCCGCGGCGTCGGCACCGAGCCCGACCCAGATGTTCAGGCCCGCGAACGTCGGGCCCTCCCGCCCCGCCGCGGCGAAGCCGTCGACGATCTGCCGGTGCGTGGCGGCGTACCGGCGGGCCGAGCACCACATGCCGAGCCAGCCGTCGCCGTGCTCGACCGTCCGGCGGACGGCGACCTCACCCCCGCCGCCGATCACGATCGGCACCCGCGGCTGCGGTGCGGGGAGGATGCTGGCTCCCTCGAGCCGGAAGAACTCGCCCTCGTGGTCGATCGTCTCTCCGGTCGCGAGCCGGCGCAGCACCTCGAGGGTCTCGTCCATCCGGCGTCCGCGACTCGCGGGATCGACGCCCATGTTGGCGACCTCCCGGCGGTCCTCCCCGGCGACGCCGACGCCGAGGGTGAGCCGCCCCGGCGCGATCTGGCCGACCGTGGCCAGCTGCCGCGCGGTCGCCATCGGATGACGCAGGCCGGCGAGGTAGACCCCCATCAGCACGTTGAGGGTGTCGCTGGTGGCGAGCGCGGTGCTGGCGGCGACGAAGCCGTCGAAGCCGACGCCGCCGTGGAAGCTGATGTGGTCGCCGACCGTCAGGTGGTCCAGTCCGGCGTCCTCCATCCGGGCGAGCAGATCGCGTCGGCGTCGCGGAGAGGCCTCGAGGAAGGCGTCGTTGAGCGCGACTCCGAGCTCGATGTCCGTCGTCATGGTGGGATTGTGGGCGCTCATCGAGGACCTTCACAAGGATTGGACTGACCATTAACTGGAGAACTCTCCAACCGGTGCAGCTGCTCGGCGAGCTCCCGGATCTCGGCGGCGAGCAGCTCCGGGACCTCCGCCGCCGGGAAGTGGCCGCCTCGCTCCAGCTCCCGCCAGTGGCACAGCCGGCGGTACTGGCGCTCGACCGCGGTCCGCGGGGGCCGGATGATCTCGGCCGGGAAGATCGAGCACCCGGTCGGGACGTCGACCGGCGCCTGCTGCGCGCGCCAGTCCACCTCCCGGTAGAGCCGGGCGGCGGACGCACCGGTCGCGCTCAGCCAGTAGACGGAGACGGCGTCCAGCACGTCGTCGTCACTGAGCAGGCTGCCACCGTCCGGCGCCGTGTCGGACCAGGCCCACATCTTCTCCGCGATCCACGCGCACAGGCCCACCGGCGAGTCGACCAGGGCGTAGCCGATCGTCTGCGGACGGGTGCGCTGGAGCTGCGCATAGGCAGAGCCGTCCCTTCGGTACGCCGCCTCCCGGATCAGGCCGCGCTGCTCACGCGGCGACGCGGTGGCCCGGTCGTCGTCCGTCGCGGCCGACATCGGCAGCGTGAGGTGGAGGCCGCGGACCCGCTCCGGGTGCCGTCGGGCGAGGGTGGTGCTGACGACGGCGCCCCAGTCACCACCGTGGGCCACGAACCGTGGGTATCCGAGGCGGTCCATCAGCGCTGCCCAGGCGTCGGCCGTCCGCTCGATGCCCCAGCCGGGCTCCGACGGCCGGTCGCTCCAGCCGTAGCCGGGCAGCGAGGGCGCCACGACGTGGAAGGCGAGGCCCTGCGCCGGCTCGGCCAGCAGCGGGAGCAGGCGCAGGAACTCGTAGCAGGTGCTCGGCCAGCCGTGGGTCAGCAGGAGGGGGATGGCGTCGGAACGGCGCGAGCGGACATGCATCGCATGCACGCCCAGCCCGTCGATGTCCACCTTGAGCTGCGGGACCGACGCGATGCGACCGGCGAAGGCGGCCCAGTCGTAGCCGTCGCGCCAGTGGCCGACGAGGCGCTGCACGTCCGCGAGCGCCGGCCCCTGGGCAGCGCCCGGCTCGGTCGCCTCCTCGGGCCAGCGCGTGAGCGCGAGCCGTGCCCGCAGGTCCGCGACCTGCTCGTCGCGGACCTCCGGCACGAACGCCCGGACGGCGCCGCTCGGCGGGAGGGCCGCCGCCACACTCAGGATGCGCTCGGGGACTCGAGCTTCGCGGCGATGTCCGCGCGCAGCAGGTGCTTCTGGATCTTCCCGGTCGCCGTCATGGGCAGCGCACCGGTGATCTCGAGGCGCTCGGGAGCTTCTGCGTCGCGACGTCGTGCTCGCGGAGGTAGGCCGTGACGTCGTCGAGGCTGACCGCGCTGCCCGCATCCGCGGGCACGACGTACGCACAGACCTT harbors:
- a CDS encoding DUF6297 family protein, which codes for MSTDPAAVAELRAEIRHWRRSRRTLSLGEALQDLYIGVFAVLMLGSMLISVLVNLSDLGDRSCVAADCSAARSLLPWLVVGTLLAVLWSLARMVGPVAVSPGVAAWLLPTPVDRGELLRGRARGTTLLAAALVAPVAAAAATLAGLGMPSSALFTACAAGVAAYGVGALVHAQATATGPRSRHPALLLGPVSLLAVGAGLAAIASSRAPALSVSGAARVPWTVGTALVWVAVVVLLLRVRRLTARLRRRDVAPGGVLVPGLGGALATLDLALMFDVLVAHATGRRGAVRPRRGGPQGLAALAWRDLVRLRRHPGRVALLAGSLLVPYAVAAVGGGVVVVLVEVLVCFVLVLPFLVALRVLTRSSGMARMFPTALGPTRAAAVVVPGALLVGHGLLSAPALHRTLDGTGPDLALLGAAAGLGGLAAGVRWVTGRPPDYGRPLVSTPAGGVPTNLYGSVLRGVDVAVLTALPMLLSPTAGGAVLAMALALGVLSYLCGRR
- a CDS encoding ABC transporter ATP-binding protein, with translation MSGTVLSVRGLTRTFGEHRVLADLDLEVAAGSAAVLVGPNGAGKSTALRCITGADQADAGTVEVLGERLDERSATIRAAMAVVMDDLDFFPDLTVVEHLDLFARAHRTPDPDAVVDDVLDEVGLTAQSGQLPTSLSSGQRRRLALAGAFVRPRRLLVLDEPEQRLDSEGLDWLVARLQAEKRAGLAVLLASHSPVLVEAVADDVVRLARPS
- a CDS encoding phospholipase D-like domain-containing protein; translation: MATGVALLLTAALLVAGPGGLGRADAAPATDGAAPAAVAAPAGAAAAAEKPNPKYVVKPGITFNHPFRHGKRGKIHRKIVKTLKNAPAGATVRVITWNFDSPYLARKFIAAHKRGVSVQIIMSRGLARSQGGNPSRSYPMMLRAFAQGDKKRPAGLKSWIRTCKQTCRGKRGSMHPKLMIVSRSGATNWIVMQGSGNFTGAAAVQQFNDWTTVTENKALYDGWMHMWDQATQDRNFPVLRFTTGNITSMFAPHRKHTDPALTVLNKVQCTGATNTASGRTKVRIANAVWGEERGARIARKARQLDRQGCDVEIVFMMMQRKIRGILRGMRAKQMVYIVGSTADKFKDRYVHMKGLAVQGNVDGRSDGNVVLSSSENWTRLGWHSDEQNIIIRGDAAMTQKYVKHVDLIYREAPRKLSNYVNSADPDPKPRKDAPEDSRYLGPKDYPFHELEAELS
- a CDS encoding thiolase family protein; this encodes MVDERIVLVDGARTPIGSFGGVFKDVPGFELGATAVRAALDRSGVAATDVREVVMGCIGQVGPDAYNARRVAITAGLPTGVPAYTVNRLCGSGLQAIWSAAMEMRWNDLDITLAGGDESMTRMPFYDFGARDGYRLGDRTLVDGTVMMLTDPFHGIHMGITAEKVAERYGVSRVEQDEFAAESQRRAATAEAKAVFAEEIVPVEVGGRRPVTVSEDEHPKPGTTVETLAGLRPAFQKDGTVTAGNASGINDGAAAVVLARESAATERGLRPLVALEAVATAAMEPELMGYAPVLALKALFERTGTSPSDIGTIELNEAFASQAVAVIRDAGLGPERVNPYGGAIALGHPVGATGAILSLRVARDLVRRDLELGIVTMCIGGGQALAALFRRV
- a CDS encoding enoyl-CoA hydratase/isomerase family protein → MGQVRYEVEDRIAFVTLDAPETRNALGDALLDELLAAVERAGADDTVRVVVLASSHDRVFSAGGDLKAFASDTPIIEKYAGLDRFPRLYALIGGLGKPVICAAGGDVLAGAFGLALACDLVIAREGVRFGCPEINVGVFPFMISALIYRNVPRMRANQLMMLGEPIDAREAERLDIVNVVVPAEDFDATVRDWAGRLAAKSPLLMRLGKDAIDATRDLALPEALSALQSQLALAFTTEDIKEGVTAFREKRAPEWRMR
- a CDS encoding zinc-binding dehydrogenase; translated protein: MKAILQEAYGPAEVLRLGDRPAPEAQPGWTVVELRAAALNWHDVLVRQGRYDSPLPHTPGADGAGIDLATGEEVVILPSLWWGADESAPGPEWEILGDHRPGTYAERVAVPSGCVAPRPAGLSWSQAAALPLVGLTTYRALFSRARLRAGETLLVLGAGGGVATTAVMLAASVGVRVVVTSSADAKIDQAVALGAAGGVRYDGDGTASWPEAARELAGGRGFDVVLDSVGSWPEAIRALRPGGRLVVLGASRADRAEIDVRPFYFGQYDLLGTTMGSPHDFAGLLRLMAEHDVPPPVVDRSFPLDRAADAHAHLESGSGFGKVVLEI
- a CDS encoding LLM class flavin-dependent oxidoreductase, giving the protein MTTDIELGVALNDAFLEASPRRRRDLLARMEDAGLDHLTVGDHISFHGGVGFDGFVAASTALATSDTLNVLMGVYLAGLRHPMATARQLATVGQIAPGRLTLGVGVAGEDRREVANMGVDPASRGRRMDETLEVLRRLATGETIDHEGEFFRLEGASILPAPQPRVPIVIGGGGEVAVRRTVEHGDGWLGMWCSARRYAATHRQIVDGFAAAGREGPTFAGLNIWVGLGADAAAARAALGERMSALYNLPPEKFQHISAAGTPDDVAAFVAPYVDGGARTITLIPVAGSTDAAIELSGQVRERLRALAAVR
- a CDS encoding epoxide hydrolase family protein — encoded protein: MAAALPPSGAVRAFVPEVRDEQVADLRARLALTRWPEEATEPGAAQGPALADVQRLVGHWRDGYDWAAFAGRIASVPQLKVDIDGLGVHAMHVRSRRSDAIPLLLTHGWPSTCYEFLRLLPLLAEPAQGLAFHVVAPSLPGYGWSDRPSEPGWGIERTADAWAALMDRLGYPRFVAHGGDWGAVVSTTLARRHPERVRGLHLTLPMSAATDDDRATASPREQRGLIREAAYRRDGSAYAQLQRTRPQTIGYALVDSPVGLCAWIAEKMWAWSDTAPDGGSLLSDDDVLDAVSVYWLSATGASAARLYREVDWRAQQAPVDVPTGCSIFPAEIIRPPRTAVERQYRRLCHWRELERGGHFPAAEVPELLAAEIRELAEQLHRLESSPVNGQSNPCEGPR